A genomic window from Punica granatum isolate Tunisia-2019 chromosome 2, ASM765513v2, whole genome shotgun sequence includes:
- the LOC116197693 gene encoding uncharacterized protein LOC116197693, protein MNPNSSSIMEPHNIHSPSLKQKLKSSLKLPSCFVPHNDEPSVPPEYATPRLVRTTSGMGSSRAGQDHIAPDYHFKDRAKHFISSRLGGGPPRHRRRHSSADFHYDAASYSLNFDDGGIHEGNDCSHDDVPPLRNFSSRLPASPPPRTMPIKSPPPKSPPGMHPRALCL, encoded by the coding sequence ATgaacccgaactcttcatctATCATGGAACCCCATAACATCCACTCACCCTCCTTGAAGCAGAAGCTGAAGTCGAGCCTGAAGCTCCCGTCCTGCTTCGTGCCCCACAATGATGAGCCATCCGTGCCCCCTGAGTATGCGACCCCCAGGCTAGTCCGGACAACCTCAGGGATGGGGTCTTCGAGGGCAGGGCAAGACCACATTGCCCCGGATTACCATTTCAAGGATAGGGCCAAGCATTTCATATCATCCCGCCTTGGTGGCGGGCCCCCGAGGCACCGAAGGAGGCACTCCTCTGCGGATTTCCATTATGATGCGGCGAGCTACTCATTAAACTTTGATGATGGCGGGATCCATGAAGGGAACGATTGCAGTCATGACGATGTCCCACCTTTGAGGAACTTCTCCTCCAGGCTGCCCGCCTCACCGCCGCCGAGAACAATGCCAATAAAATCGCCACCCCCGAAATCGCCACCAGGCATGCATCCGAGGGCTTTATGCTTGTAG
- the LOC116197690 gene encoding uncharacterized protein LOC116197690 isoform X2, which translates to MVYTYTPTYYSTLHDSITSLCKNILPFSFKKRRLPSAEHKLSEMQSENLKWQQDSFHQMLNLMGLHKEGILGENEVSTFRTHLLETLIAAPVHQEHPTILRDKLLFLQELLYAKCITIDEYHSSKRPLLQRLAVQGAEIEARDVIVGPGKDMKQETSNNPSDEEWSVIDLKDENCLINKENSSHSKNKSKVKQHIKGAASAFGFGTLSHKAAKGKHEKSIFDTLPQNTNLANEFGQFPENPFWDSHLRKQESETKSILMSASSPTPPPQPLQESANPKRKPFRALFTGNDSEEKAKKSGKKHWGGLKWKRNDSDDETAPLSLNERSCNEGYSCLGEGPDTKLIKRKLHSDGSPSDFFIDKVLGEKIKKELSRIQTELCSTNPSLKFSTWCDQYGDLVLDVVKKEFKDHVGEMEKLRNAARERQNSSTYWTTFDDDDDDENSHPNLFRNRQQQTFVREENPFFQRQ; encoded by the exons ATGGTCTACACATACACGCCCACATACTACTCCACGCTCCATGACTCAATCACCTCACTCTGCAAGAACATCCTGCCGTTCTCCTTCAAGAAGCGGAGGCTGCCCTCTGCCGAGCACAAGCTCTCAGAGATGCAGTCCGAGAACTTGAAGTGGCAGCAGGACTCTTTCCACCAGATGCTCAACTTGATGGGCCTGCATAAAGAAGGAATCTTGGGGGAGAATGAGGTCTCTACTTTCAGGACTCATCTCCTCGAGACACTCATCGCAGCACCAGTCCATCAGGAGCATCCCACCATTCTAAGAGACAAGCTGCTCTTCTTGCAG GAGCTGTTGTATGCAAAGTGCATAACGATCGATGAGTACCACTCCTCGAAGAGGCCTCTACTGCAGAGACTTGCAGTCCAAGGAGCTGAGATTGAGGCACGAGACGTGATAGTGGGGCCCGGGAAGGATATGAAACAGGAGACCAGCAATAACCCATCGGATGAAGAATGGTCAGTGATTGACCTGAAGGACGAAAACTGCTTAATCAACAAAGAGAATTCTTCTCACTCAAAGAACAAATCCAAAGTGAAGCAGCACATCAAAGGAGCAGCCTCAGCTTTCGGGTTTGGGACCTTATCTCATAAAGCTGCTAAAGGAAAGCACGAAAAGTCCATCTTTGACACATTACCTCAGAACACAAACCTGGCCAATGAATTTGGACAGTTCCCAGAGAACCCATTTTGGGACAGCCACTTAAGGAAGCAAGAGAGCGAGACAAAGTCAATTCTCATGTCCGCCAGTTCACCAACACCACCTCCACAGCCATTACAGGAATCTGCAAACCCAAAGAGAAAGCCATTTCGGGCTCTTTTCACTGGAAATGATAGCGAGGAAAAAGCAAAGAAATCAGGGAAGAAGCACTGGGGTGGTCTGAAGTGGAAGAGGAATGATTCCGATGATGAGACTGCCCCTCTCTCGCTGAATGAGAGGTCGTGCAATGAAGGATATTCGTGTCTAGGTGAGGGGCCTGACACGAAGCTAATCAAGAGGAAGTTGCACTCTGATGGATCCCCTTCAGATTTCTTTATTGATAAG GTTCTGGGGGAGAAGATAAAGAAGGAGCTATCAAGGATTCAAACAGAACTCTGCTCCACAAACCCGAGTCTTAAGTTCTC AACATGGTGCGATCAATACGGGGATCTAGTCCTAGATGTGGTGAAGAAAGAGTTCAAAGACCATGTCGGTGAAATGGAGAAGCTGCGGAATGCGGCAAGAGAGAGACAGAACAGCTCCACTTACTGGACAACGTTCgatgacgacgacgacgacgagaATAGTCACCCAAACTTATTCCGGAACAGGCAGCAACAAACATTTGTACGAGAGGAGAATCCTTTCTTTCAGAGACAATGA
- the LOC116197690 gene encoding uncharacterized protein LOC116197690 isoform X1: MVYTYTPTYYSTLHDSITSLCKNILPFSFKKRRLPSAEHKLSEMQSENLKWQQDSFHQMLNLMGLHKEGILGENEVSTFRTHLLETLIAAPVHQEHPTILRDKLLFLQELLYAKCITIDEYHSSKRPLLQRLAVQGAEIEARDVIVGPGKDMKQETSNNPSDEEWSVIDLKDENCLINKENSSHSKNKSKVKQHIKGAASAFGFGTLSHKAAKGKHEKSIFDTLPQNTNLANEFGQFPENPFWDSHLRKQESETKSILMSASSPTPPPQPLQESANPKRKPFRALFTGNDSEEKAKKSGKKHWGGLKWKRNDSDDETAPLSLNERSCNEGYSCLGEGPDTKLIKRKLHSDGSPSDFFIDKVLGEKIKKELSRIQTELCSTNPSLKFSNEQIEAISTKLPVDKADLKNFFPKTWCDQYGDLVLDVVKKEFKDHVGEMEKLRNAARERQNSSTYWTTFDDDDDDENSHPNLFRNRQQQTFVREENPFFQRQ; this comes from the exons ATGGTCTACACATACACGCCCACATACTACTCCACGCTCCATGACTCAATCACCTCACTCTGCAAGAACATCCTGCCGTTCTCCTTCAAGAAGCGGAGGCTGCCCTCTGCCGAGCACAAGCTCTCAGAGATGCAGTCCGAGAACTTGAAGTGGCAGCAGGACTCTTTCCACCAGATGCTCAACTTGATGGGCCTGCATAAAGAAGGAATCTTGGGGGAGAATGAGGTCTCTACTTTCAGGACTCATCTCCTCGAGACACTCATCGCAGCACCAGTCCATCAGGAGCATCCCACCATTCTAAGAGACAAGCTGCTCTTCTTGCAG GAGCTGTTGTATGCAAAGTGCATAACGATCGATGAGTACCACTCCTCGAAGAGGCCTCTACTGCAGAGACTTGCAGTCCAAGGAGCTGAGATTGAGGCACGAGACGTGATAGTGGGGCCCGGGAAGGATATGAAACAGGAGACCAGCAATAACCCATCGGATGAAGAATGGTCAGTGATTGACCTGAAGGACGAAAACTGCTTAATCAACAAAGAGAATTCTTCTCACTCAAAGAACAAATCCAAAGTGAAGCAGCACATCAAAGGAGCAGCCTCAGCTTTCGGGTTTGGGACCTTATCTCATAAAGCTGCTAAAGGAAAGCACGAAAAGTCCATCTTTGACACATTACCTCAGAACACAAACCTGGCCAATGAATTTGGACAGTTCCCAGAGAACCCATTTTGGGACAGCCACTTAAGGAAGCAAGAGAGCGAGACAAAGTCAATTCTCATGTCCGCCAGTTCACCAACACCACCTCCACAGCCATTACAGGAATCTGCAAACCCAAAGAGAAAGCCATTTCGGGCTCTTTTCACTGGAAATGATAGCGAGGAAAAAGCAAAGAAATCAGGGAAGAAGCACTGGGGTGGTCTGAAGTGGAAGAGGAATGATTCCGATGATGAGACTGCCCCTCTCTCGCTGAATGAGAGGTCGTGCAATGAAGGATATTCGTGTCTAGGTGAGGGGCCTGACACGAAGCTAATCAAGAGGAAGTTGCACTCTGATGGATCCCCTTCAGATTTCTTTATTGATAAG GTTCTGGGGGAGAAGATAAAGAAGGAGCTATCAAGGATTCAAACAGAACTCTGCTCCACAAACCCGAGTCTTAAGTTCTC AAATGAACAGATTGAAGCTATCTCCACCAAGCTTCCTGTTGACaaggctgatctgaaaaattTCTTTCCCAA AACATGGTGCGATCAATACGGGGATCTAGTCCTAGATGTGGTGAAGAAAGAGTTCAAAGACCATGTCGGTGAAATGGAGAAGCTGCGGAATGCGGCAAGAGAGAGACAGAACAGCTCCACTTACTGGACAACGTTCgatgacgacgacgacgacgagaATAGTCACCCAAACTTATTCCGGAACAGGCAGCAACAAACATTTGTACGAGAGGAGAATCCTTTCTTTCAGAGACAATGA